A stretch of DNA from Peromyscus eremicus chromosome 18, PerEre_H2_v1, whole genome shotgun sequence:
aatatatagtgTTATATGACGTTTTCTTCTCTATTGATAGGCATACAAGttatttaaaagattttgctTACGTAATTTGATTTCATGGCAGTTTTGGccatgattttaaatatttttgagaacaGGAAGtacattcctttttaaattagAGTAAATGCAGAATTTGGTACTTGGAGTTTTAACTCATAATTTGCtgattttgtaaatatttaatttgaCCGTGCCTTTCAAGGCACTGTGTCCCAGATTGGTTTTCTGGGAGTGTGAAGTATAGGGTCCTTTTCTTCAACAACACTATTTTAGCAAGGAGGCACAGAATAAGACCAGCCCAAACCAGTCATGCTTAAACTTCCTGCCTCTTTTGCCTctacagggaagaagaaagaacacaAGAAAGTGAAGTCCACTAGGGATTTTGTTCCTTTTTCTGAACTTGCATCTGCTCCCTCTGGTGGATTTTTTCAGGGTATTTCTTTTCCTGAAATCTCCACCCGCCCTCCTCTGGGCAAGACGGAAGTGCAGGCAGCTAAGAGAGTCCACACTTCTAAGGGAGAACCCCCCAGGGAGCCTCTTACTGACACAGCCTTGCCTGGGAAGGGACAGGTGCAGAGGTTGGCCGCTGGACGGAATGTATTTGTTCCTTCCGAGTCTAGCTATGATAGATGTGTAGAGAAAAGTTCTTCATCATCTGCTCAGCGTGAACTCgctgccaggctggcctctgctgcAGCTTCTCCCTCACTGATGAGAGAGACCACTACTACTTACTGTAAAGACGTAGTAGAAAGTATCTGCCGCGGAGGGAAAGGTAGAGCTCGGCCATCCAGTGCTGAAGGGCCTGGTGTTGCAGATCAGTCCGTGATCTCTAGTGAAACAGAGGTGCTGCAGGAGTCAGAGAGGTCCCAGGTCATCTCTCCACCACTTGCTCTTGCGATCAGAGACTATGTTAATTCTCTGTTAGTCCAGGGTGGGGTCAGCAGTGTGCCTGGGATCTCTAATTCTGTACCCACACTGGATATAGAAAACATATGCAAGAGACTTAGCCAGTCTAATCGGCAAGAGTCTGAATCCCTGTCTCCTCCCCGCAAAGTCCCCAGACTCAGTGAGACGCCCGGAAAGGAAGGGGACTCAGGTTCACGTGCGGCATTTCAGAATACGCCTGCATCTGAGCACATGTCTTCTTTTGCCAAGAGTGTTGTCTCCCGTTGCCTTACAACCTTAGGGATAGAAGTGTCTCAGCAAGCACAGCAGGATAAAGTAGATGCCTCCGAAccgtcttttcctctacacgagtcGATTTTAAAAGTGATCGAAGAGGAGTGGAAGCAAATTGATAGGCGGCAGCTGCCTTCACTGGCATGCAAATACCCAGTTTCTTCCAGCGAGGCAGCACGGGTATTATCGGTTCCAGCAGTAGATGATGAAATCCTGGGGCTTGTTCCCGAAACCACCCCACGCACCGCAGCAGTTCAGGCGTCCTCCACTGAGTCTTGTGATAAACATTTGGACTTAGCTCTCTGTAGATCTTATGAAGCTGCAGCATCAGCATTGCAGATCGCAGCCCACACTGCCTTTGTAGCTAAGTCTCTGCAAGCCGACATAAGTCAGGCTGCACAGATCATTAGTTCAGATCCTAGTCATGCACACCAAGCCCTTGAGATTCTGAGCAGGACCTATGATGCAGCTTCGTATCTTTGTGACGCTGCGTTTGATGACGTGAGGGTGTCTGCCCAGATCATGGGGTCTTCTACTATGGGTCGGCGTTATCTGTGGTTGAAGGACTGTAAGATTACCCCAGCTTCTAAGAATAAACTGACTGTTGCCCCCTTTAAGGGTGGAACACTATTCGGAGGGGAAGTACACAAAGTTATTAAAAAGCGTGGAAATAAATAGTAATGTAGTTAAAAACAAAGGGACTTATCCTTGATTGTAGAATTTATGAACATTTCTAGGAATTCTAGCAGCTTCTGTGCCAGAATTTTCTTTTGAGGCCTTTTTAATCTCCTAATAGCACTAATTTCAAGGTGTTAAGCTTCCACTCAtcaattatagtataattacacaCAGAGAAGCCTAGTACAGTTTAAGTTTAGTTCACATGTTTGTCTCACATAAGTTTATAGCTTCCTGTTTTACATAACACTTTTACACAAgtcttaaattgttttctttctgataaaAAATTTTACAGCTCTTAGACTTAAAAAGAATTCCAGCAATTAAAGTATCAGTAGAAtcaccatttttttgttttgtttttgtttttccagatagggtttctctgtgtagatcaggctgcccttaaacccacagagatctgcctgcctccaccttatgatggggttaaaggcatgcatcccCACCGCCTAGGGGCCTCCCTCTTTTTATCAGTGCCATTCACATACTTCTTTAGGCCTCAATCAGGGTTGAACATTGTTTTGAATCACTTAAACATTTGAACATTGAATCACTTaaatcattgttttgtttttttcccttctcacaggaatttattttgaaaagtcTAGTGTGCAGGAAGGCCAGGTCTCAGAGCAGTGACATAGACACACAGCCCTTGTGATTTCAGTCTGCTCTGCTTCTGCTGCTTATTTTCATTACACAAATCTTTGGCTAGGAGGCCTTTTTGTCCACTCATGACATTGCAAGACATCTCCAGGCGACCTTTGCACTTATTCTTTTCGTCACTCTTGGCTAAGTAGCCACACGTTCTAAAATTTGTCCACATTCTTGTTCATGCTTTTGTCTCCAACAGACTTTATGGTAATTCTAGATCAGTGTGACTCTAAGTGCCAGTCCACGCGTGCTGATTCAGAGACACTCTGCAAGAATAGaagggagggagctggagagatggctcagcagttaggagcactggctattcttttagaggtcctgagttcaattcccagcaaccacatggtggctcacaaccatctgtaatgagatctggcgcccccttctggtgtgcaggcaacatgcaggcagaacgctgtatacataataaataaataaatctttaaaaaaaaaaaagaatagaagggAAAGGGCTGCATCTCAGTGCTAAGGAGCATGTGCTTACCATGCACatggccctgagttcagttcaccACCACCCAAAAAAGTTTCATGAAAGAATTTAAACCTAGGGATACTTTGTAAGAGAATGAGAAGAGGTACACCACAtgcctgtatgcatgtacacacacattcacatgtgcGCTCACTTTAGTGAAAAAAGCAATGTACAGTTATATGTTCTGATAGAGGAGGCAGCCAAGTCATATGAGCATGTAGACCACACTGAGGAACACAGCTGTGGATAAGTAGATGTTCTGATACAGTTGATGTTCACTCAACATGACTTTTGTTAGATGAAAAAGACACTGGGAAGACAGGGCTTtttttacttacatgtatgtaaaggtgtgttgtatGTCCTGAGTAGTTAAGTTTCAGATCTGAATGCTAAAAGcaaatttgaattattttctaaaaaccTTAAGAAATTTTACTATACTCcaatgtctgtgtctgtatgaaGCAATGTATTGCCTTGTTTTCATGTGTATGGTTGTAAGGTAAGGTAGCTTGGTTGTAGAGACATGGAAAATGGTCTTAAGCATAACCAAATACAGTCCGTTGAGTGTACGTGTCTACTACCTGTTCTCAGACTGCACATGCCATCTCTGCACCATTGTTACTTGTCTTCTAAATGTACATGTATCCATGTACCTGTTAAGTGCTGTGTGGTTTCTTAAAGCGATGTATCCCTGTAGAATGCTTCTACAAATTCAATAAAGTTGTTAAATTTGAAcagtttgtgtggtctccagaaacatgttttatgtgtgttttcttcttggaGTTTCAACAAGTTGAATATTTGTGGATGAACATACCTTTTCCATTTCATCATTGAAACATTCCAGCAGTATAACTGAAAATATTCTGGTGGTCATATGTCCTTTCCACTATTTAAGGACCATATATTTAATTGGACGTTAAAAATCTCAATTTGAACAAGGACTTAATTTGTAACCAGATGACTTATTTGTCTAATCAGTTTCCGCTTTGCTGGTAGAGTGGATTTTATAATACTGAGCAGTGTACCAGTACTGATAGGTTCATAGATCTAGTGCCGGTTGGCCGTGGAGTTGGTTGCTTGGTCTAATTGACCTGTCTGAACTAGTTGGTTCAATCACTGTCTTGGGAGAGGGATGGCAGGTGTATTTGGACTAAGAAGATTAGACAGGAGGCTCAGCAAGGCACAGAGTTATCTTGATCACTTTGAAGCATGGCTACATTGAGCTTGTATAAAATTAAACTTTAAGACCAGATTCTATTGTTTCTTTGCTAAGAAAGCAAAATTTTGGAACTAAAAGTTTCAGCATTAATTGACCTGCTTTATTATAAATGACCACAAAAGTAAAAAAGTTacgtttttgttctgttttgaggcAGTTTCACCTTGTAGcacaggctagtcttgaactctagatcttcctgtctctgcggCCCCaggtgctagagttacaggtgcgCCACCGTGGCTGCCAGGAATTAGATTTTTCAGTATATTAAAGATTCTGTGTAGGTTTTCAACTTATGGTAAAAACCAAGACTACAAGAATTAGAATacttggctctttattaaactgtGTTATTGGGTTAATGACTATGATATAAGaaacttcattttatttgtttatttggtgctaaggattgaaccctgCACCCCCTAATCAAATGATTGGTGCTGCacaatcttgtttttaaaatttgccCTTTCCACATGTGACATTTTAATTTACTAGCTAACCTTTGCTGTATTGCAGTAATCAATTGCCTAGACTAAAGAATACCTCCACATTTGCATTGGTTTTTAGTGAAAAGCCTCCACAGGAATAGTTGGAATTCTTCTATGTTTAAGGTTATTCTAGGGGTGGGAAAATGGACAAGAGTAAATAGGAAGGAATAATCAAATGAAACAGTGGGAAGGGATAAGAATGGACTAAGATTATAAAAGTCGAGGTttgggctgttttgttttttgtaagaaggtttgtttgtttgataagTTTTACTAAGCAGTTTTGCTCCACCGACATACTACGATAAACAGATCGTCATGTGTACTAATGTGCCTAAAACCAGGTTTCCAAAGTGATATGAGTAAAACATAACTCAAGTGTTTCAGTAGATAATGCTTTCTCCAATGTTATTTCCAGACTCTAAAATAGAGCTCAAGCTTGAGAAGAGAGAGCCACTAAAGGGCAGAGCAAAGACTCCCGTAACACTCAAGCAAAGAAGAATTGAGCATAATCAGGTATCTGAAGTTTTATGATCACCCTACACCGGTGTAAGTCACctgagcagcactcctctgtcTTGTGTTGTGACCATTGATAAATAGTTGGCGTGCACACTTACTCGTCCAGCTTACTCGTCCACTTAGTCTCATTGTTAAATGGTATGGAAAATAGATACACTGGATTTGTCAGTAGCGTTCATACCCTGTGGTGTCTATCCCGTGCTGAGCAGTCTGGTGTTGGTCATCCTGCCCATTGTTCATTTTGATGCAGCGGATTAGAACCTGGGATCTCAGGTGTGCTAGGCCAGTGACATCATACTTCCTTTGGAAAGAATTGTTTTAGAAGATAGAAatatgcaaagctacacagagaaactctgtctcgaaaaacaaaacaagaacaaaaaaaaagaagatagaaataAAAGTACTTTGGATACAGCTTCTTTGGAACTTGGGAAAACAGTTTTATGTATTTGTCATTGTGTCTAGATTTTTAATTTACCTTGTTTCCTCACTTGTAGCTTTTTCCTACACTATGAAGCTAGTGTGGTTCTAAAACTACATTATTTAAGATAAAGATTTACAATTTGGGGATGGGGTGAGAACAAGATACAGTTTCCAAAAGGAAAATTACAGGAAATTGGGGAGAAAGTAAGTATAAGGCATCAATAAATATATTACTTGACAGAGGAGCATTACGGGCTCTGATTTAGGGTTGGTACCCAAGGTTCTTTTCCTCATCCTTACTCTTCAGCTAGACACTGTGTTACTTTGTTATTCATCTGTCTTTTCCACGTTCTGTCTGCCTCATTTCtgtggtgtttttgagacagcatgtcactatatatcccaggctggcctgcagcttgtcgacctttctgcttcctgagagatgggattacaggtgtgcactgctgtgtcctgcttcctttcttttgtggGGTTGAGGTGGAGAGGCAGGGCCCAGGGTACCTCTGCCTGAccctcctgcctatacctcccaaatgctaggtacaggagtgtaccaccatTCCTGACCAAACGTGCTTTACTGGGTAATTCAGTTAAGGAATCTGAACAGTATACTAATTCCCACTACAgcccttttctcctccctccatgtGGTGACCATAATTGATCATGACAGTGTTTCCTACATTCTAGAGGTGGtaggttgttttcatttttttccttgatatCCTGTATAATCTGGTATACTGGAGACTAGACCTGTGTGTGACAGTATAGTAGACTTTTTTTAGTCACAATAGAACTGTTGGATGTCTGCTAGAGTGGTCTTTCAGTCTCTAGTAGTTGGACTAAGGCTACTATAGCAATTTAAGCACAAGTGTGTAGCTGGTGACTACTGTATTGGACAGCATAGACCCAAGGGTTAATCCGGGTTTGGATTCAGTTTCTTTGACAAGAATATTTCATGAACGATGTTGTAGCTCTCCTTTTGATCATTTCAGGAAACAGCATGAATTTGCTTTAAATATACTAAAATTAATTAACAAGTTCAGATGTTGAAAGGTTGACTCATCTGATATAAAGCTTTGTCTGGCCTTTTCACTTAAAGGTTTTAACAGCTGTGGATGGTATTGCCTAAGTCCATGATTTTATTTGAAGTTACAAAATGATGACTTTTCTCTTTGTCTTATTATTTGATATCCATAACTGTTTTATTAAAAAACTTTCTTTGCTGGATTCCTTAGTTGCCTTGAAGTAAGATCAtacaagaaaaccagaaaaatacCTTGATTTgccagtttttggtttttcgagacagggtttctctgtagttttggtgcctgtcctggatcttgctctgtagaccaggctggccttgaaatgtgagttctagaattaaaggtgtgcacaaccacactGGATGataaatttttggtttttcaagacaggatttctctgtgtagttttgagtcTTTCCTGGAGACCAGTTTtgcactttggagaccaggctgacctcgaactcacagagatcctcctgcctctgcctcccaaatgctggtataaaaggcatgcgctaccactgcccggctgataaAGTTTTTATGCTGTGATTTTTGTATTCATGATTGGTTGTGATCCAGTCATAACCCCCATCACACCCAGAGCCTGCTGCATGCTGTCCAAGCGTTTTACTGCGGCTCCTTTACCAGCCGGGTAAATAGGGTCTGAAGTCTCATTCCCTTATTTCCTCCATCCCTAAGGAGAATCTGAGCACGTGATGGCACTTCAGGTTTACAGATAGATGTTATAAACTTGGTTCTGACATGTGTCTATGCTGAGTATCTTGGCTCTTCTAATTacacttttcttaatttaaatatcATGTTTTACATGTTTCAAAATAATACTAAGGTTGCTAAATGCAATCCAGTGCATTTTCATTAAGATACCTCACTAGGATATAAAGTACTGTGTTTAAAATCTTGTGAATGGCtgcttcctttttaatttgtCTTCTATAGGAAGTACTCGACATAGATTATTTATATTTGCTCCTTTCCCTTTACAGCACTCTTACCCTCCTTCCATCTGTCCTAGAGTTCACTCCAAATCAAAACAGATGTTTCCTTCCCATCTCTTCTGCAGCCTCATCCTGCATACTGAGATTTGTGGGTATGCGGTAATTGACTCAGCTGCCCTGTCCTTTAGTGAGTGTGTGAGAAGTTGTTCTCACTTACATGGTGGTTATGCCACGACAAGCAGCCAGCCATTCGCAGGTAGCACCTGGTCTTTGTCAGTTGGTCTGGGGAAATGCGGAAGTGAAAGTATTCTGTAGTTTTTGCAGGGTATCACCAAACGTCTTTGCCTCACAGCAATACTGAGGGTACTGTTCTCTATTGGAGTAATACAAGTCAGTGTGAATGGTCATGTTAATCATGCTTTACCCGAGTGTGGGTAGTGAACACATGGGGGTAGTATAGCTTCTTATCTTTAGTCTCATTCGTATTTATAtgttctccctcctttctctcccgcTGTCTTGAGAATCAGATCCAGGAACTCTTACATGTTAGGTACCTATACCCCTTTGCTAATACTTTGAGagagtcttactttgtagcccacgTGAGCCTCCACCTCCTCATCCCACTCTGTCAACATCTTGTGGTTTACAAGTGTACCATCATGCCAGACTTGGGTATATCTTACTGTAAAGTAATttagtacagatttttttttctttttctttttaaatttattatatatacacagtgtAATGTCTGCATGTGCCCTtgtagaccagaagagggcaccagatctcgttacagatggttgtgagtcaccatgtggttgctgggaattgaactcaagaccttagaaagagcagccagtgctcttaaccgctgagccatctctccagccctagtacagatttttttgtgtgtagtcttttgtttgttttggttttagtgtGAGTagagacttttgtttgtttgctttttggtttttcgagacagggtttctctgtagctttggagcctgtcctggaaaacacgttgtggaccaggctggcctgcttctgcctcctgggtgctgggactaaaggcttgagccaccccACCCAGCTGAAGTGCACCcctttatctgtttttctccaACTCAttctttatggtttttcgagacagggtttctctgtatagctttggagcctgtcctggatctcactctgtagaccaggctggccttgaactcacagagatctgcctgcctctgcctcccgagtgctgggattaaaggcgtgtgccaccactgcccagcaataggtggggttttttgggggggttattttgttttgtttcttgttgggATGTGTAGCCTTTACGAGCACAGCTCCTGTATTCTCACATGCCTCAGCTACTTGGTATCTTCTGACTCATTCCTCACTTGGTAGCTTAATCAGAATTCAGTGAGAAAAGATTGGTTTCTTCCATGTGTCCCCATGATAAATTAGGACTTCTGGGGAACATCTTGGTGACGATCAGTGGGACTGTGGTTCTTAATTGGCTCAAAGCATAGGGCACTCACCTTATGTACATACTAGTAAGAAAATCCTCTGTGTAATTGATTGGTGCATCTTTCTAAATTCTGCCATTAAATGatcgttttatttatttatatttatatatatttatatttatatatttatttatatttatttatattctcaaAGTCAGTTGCTATGAGTGGCGGTGTATTCTTATAGTTGCAGCACCACTAGGTGGGCGGGCGTAGGAGAATCACGACCTTGAGGCCAGgtctgagatgacaggtgtgtcaCCAGGATTGAGATGCGCAGGCTGGTGGTGTAGCCTCTATTTACATACTTGGGAATTTGACTATTAATAGGAATTGATTACGTTTTATTTGTATGGTTTGTCTTTGACATTAACTTTACATTCAACAGAGATTCTCTCACTAATAGCAGGATAAGGAACCCTGAGGTTCAGATTGTGAGTCAATAATTTTACGTTGCTGAtgttggagagatgactgaatGATGGTTAAGAGCTtttgcagaggccctgagttgGGTTCTCAGACTCATGTCATGGTTCACAGCCGCTTATAACTCCTgccccagggatccaacaccctctgtggtctgtgatatgtatgtgtacatgagacacacacacacaacacacataattaaacatatttttttttttttttgctgggcattggtggtttgtacctttaatcccagcacttaggaggcagaggcaggtggatctctgtgagttcgagttcaGTCTGGTATCtgtagagagagttccaggacagccagggctgttaaacagggaagccctgtctcaaaggaaaaaaagagctcTTCTAATGTCAATCCAAGTAAAGATAAACATGAATGGATTAAGAGACTGCCATTATAGGGTTTGGGTGGTGGTGCTTATAGTAAATCGGGGTGATTATCACAGGCTACGAGTAAAAAGTAGCTCTTTAGATTTACTAGGTACTAACTGAGACATAAAGCTGCCATTGATGTTCATAAACTGTTATTGGATTTGAGCTAGCCTGTAAGAACTGCTAAGGATTTCTTCCGTGGTGCTAGTGACTGAACATGGCATTGCATGTACTAAGCAAGCCATGTCCTCAGCCctaagttacttttttttaaatcggTCTCATTATGTACcctaggctgtcctagaacttgtgaCAGTtcccttgcttctgcctccctgaaGCTAGGACTACaagtgtgccactgtgctcaGCTACTAAAGTACTTTTACAATGAGGGGGGTCCATTTTATCcgcccagagagagagagacctggagCTGGAAGGTGACACTGTCTGCTTTCTGTAGGGGGTGAGAACACAATTGCAGTTTGACAGTGACTGTTAGGGGCCTTGCAGCCTAATTATTTCCGGGGGCGGGGTAGGGGGGCTTAACTTACAGGTGCTTAGGAAATTTTGAGTTTAGAAAGTGGATTGTAACAAATGACACACGTATGAATCATGATTAGTCTGCTTTGCTTTCTGATGATTACAAGGCAGCAAAGTCCGTGTGCCCTTAGAACTATTTCAAGGGCATAGCATTGTTTGTAACTGCTGGCATTGGGAGAGTTGTTGGTGTCTCGGTGTGCTGAAATGGTCATTATTAAGGTGTTTGCGGTAGAATCTGACTTTTAACGTGTCGTACTTGACTAGAGCTATTCTCAAGCTGGAGTGACTGAGACTGAGTGGACAAGCGGATCGTCAAAAGGCGGAGCTCTGCAGGCGTTAACTAGGGAGCCCACAAGAGGGCCGAGGAGAACTCCAAGGAAAAGGGTGATGAAGGCTTAGTGCTTAGAAGTGGGTTTTCAGAGCGGTAGGGGTTTAgtgattatttacatttattgtttttgttctgttttcaaacTAACAGGTGGAAGCTTCACAGCATTTTCGTATAGATGGTGCAGTAATTTCAGAGAGTACTCCCATAGCTGAAACTATAAAGGCTTCAAGCAACGAATCCTTAGTAAATATGTTTCATAAACTATCTAAGTGCTGTTCTTTGTATTACCCCTTAGGTGGAATTTGGGAGGTGGTGAATTTTGGCAAATCacaaatttatattacattttgaACTAATTGACTCCAAGTTTCTGGATTTTAGAATCCAGAATGTAACCATTTTACAAGTAAATTTAATTCATTGAACAAGAATCCTAAATACTATGAAAATACTTTTTACTAAATATTTGAAGAATTACAAGAAGGTCACATATGAAGCACTGAATGTGTTTCTAGATCTTGTTACCTAAACGTTTAGTAGGGGAAAGTCAAATATTGCAGAAGTGgaatatcttttcattttaagtGTCTTTGCTATGTTTGGATAATTCTGAGTCTGAACAATTTGAATCTTGGCAGGTTGTCAATAGGTTGACTGGAAATTTCAAGCATGCATCTTCTATTCTGCCAATCCCTGAATTCTCAGACATACCCAGAAGAACACCAAAGAAACCATTGACGAGAGCTGAAGTAAATGGATACAATTTAGCCCCTGCTTCATTCATCTTTCAGACTTGTTCTTTTAAGTGGGAGGGGACAGGATTTTCCTGGGAGGTTTATGTAtgttggtgtgtgtatatgtgtgcgtatATGGTATAAAGACACTTTTAGTTTTGAAAATGGGAATTAATATAGCATGACCTACTAATAATACCATGCTCTTGCTGCTGTGTGGCTCTTCAGTTCCTGATTGCAGGGGAGTTTGGGTGCTGCTTGTAACATGCTCTTTTTGTCATGGATCCAAGTTTAAAATGCTGCTTGGGCTGTGGGGAAACTGCACTTTCGTTGAAAAGTCAAGCAATAAGACTTTCAAGTAACGGGTAACTCCTGTATAACCGATCTTTAAAATGCTAGCTGCATGGCTCATAAGTTTAGTCTTTGGCAAAGGAGATGAAATTTTCGATTTGAATGGCTTGATTGACTTAACAAGATAGAGGTCTACATTAATTAGGCGTCTTCTGTATTTAATCCTTTATCACAGAATTTCTAACAGGAAGAAACAAACAGTGCACTCTTAATGCAAGACAAGGAAAGTCCGTAGGGAATTTACAGTTTGGTTGCAGGGTATTCCCCCTTTAATGTGTGTCGTTTCCCTCCAATAACTACCTTAGCTACTGTTCAGTGATGACATTTGAAGAGTCTTAGAGGCTTGTGAATACCTAGATGATAACAAAGCCAGGCTAGATGAGAGGGTGTCCCAGAATGTTTGTCTAAGTGTTTTAATTACTGCATATGTATACTGAATTCTAACTtgtggctgtttgtttgtttcttcctaggtgggagagaaaacagaggaaaGACGAGTGGAAAGGGATATTCTCAAGGAAATGTTCCCCTATGAAGCATCTACTCCAACAGGAATCAGGT
This window harbors:
- the Tmpo gene encoding thymopoietin isoform X1, coding for MPEFLEDPSVLTKDKLKSELLANNVTLPAGEQRKDVYVQLYLQHLTARNRPPPPPPPSSSSLAAGANSKGPPDFSSDEEREPTPVLGSGASSGRGRAAVGRKATKKTDKPRLEDKDDLDVTELSNEELLDQLVRYGVNPGPIVGTTRKLYEKKLLKLREQGTESRSSTPLPAVSSSAENTRQNGSNDSDRYSDNDEGKKKEHKKVKSTRDFVPFSELASAPSGGFFQGISFPEISTRPPLGKTEVQAAKRVHTSKGEPPREPLTDTALPGKGQVQRLAAGRNVFVPSESSYDRCVEKSSSSSAQRELAARLASAAASPSLMRETTTTYCKDVVESICRGGKGRARPSSAEGPGVADQSVISSETEVLQESERSQVISPPLALAIRDYVNSLLVQGGVSSVPGISNSVPTLDIENICKRLSQSNRQESESLSPPRKVPRLSETPGKEGDSGSRAAFQNTPASEHMSSFAKSVVSRCLTTLGIEVSQQAQQDKVDASEPSFPLHESILKVIEEEWKQIDRRQLPSLACKYPVSSSEAARVLSVPAVDDEILGLVPETTPRTAAVQASSTESCDKHLDLALCRSYEAAASALQIAAHTAFVAKSLQADISQAAQIISSDPSHAHQALEILSRTYDAASYLCDAAFDDVRVSAQIMGSSTMGRRYLWLKDCKITPASKNKLTVAPFKGGTLFGGEVHKVIKKRGNK